A single Hippocampus zosterae strain Florida chromosome 17, ASM2543408v3, whole genome shotgun sequence DNA region contains:
- the LOC127589996 gene encoding protein phosphatase 1 regulatory subunit 29, with protein MQRFSTASGLVVILSSLLIATRFPGVVNGDCWLIEGDKGYVWLAICSQNQPPYETIPQHINNTVHDLRLNENKLKAVHLNSMYRFTNLTDLNLTKNEISYIEDGAFSGQANLQVLQLGYNKLTNLTEGMMRGLGRMQCLFLQHNLIEVIASNAFWECPGLSSIDLSSNKLARIDPSTFTVLNRLMVCELAANPFHCGCDLYSFLTWLESFNNVTHTYDRLQCETPREMFGFPLLSPIAAGHAGRNAKNILHSHCRDGVMIPGMTSLPPDLDGPSGIGPEMFGGAGPYHQPNASTAENSFIPSIKLHQVSLSSASLLVQIPRPFSKMYILTQYNHTYVSDVMTLKNKKEMITLNKLKPHTNYTFCVASIRNSQRYNHTCLQFATRYQNASNILPTPSTTTHYIMTIVGCLFGMLIVLGFVYYCLRKKRVRDEKKKSVCVKKTILEMRYGPEVAAAVAKDPAAVHKLQEHSREHHQYHHHHGGKLPMSTSSSSGMLHSANASSSRLSSIPQVEKMSAAFSEAMTGKGNYMDIRSGGAGMERHGAESGHGGVRGEDLRDDDGTDVGDDSDDDGHGSASEISTIAMEVDKVNQIINNCIDALKLDAAAVAASGSSSNPAPSTKPTPPPPNGTSALTRGLITLSQGMPESCQGNKIPPPPPLPLPALNTPLSERPGISGGGFVISPPYRPPPPANAVRPVQRQMSADAAVVIVNSVKKQSSTASCGSAGRERDRGGARVYSLDVPEPRSPDACNQQQQYQDRASPVGCGEPLERLPLVGSMSCAGGGGGGCDGGGVGAQHQENQNPHHYHHQQQQQQQQQLEVQQDYHCSEHRHSVPALYYDGSHQGSPAQRVSFLKPLSRSRKDAASYSQLSPARHHSSYSGYSSSPEYSSESTLRIWERFRPYRKGQRDEACYVTAGNALRKKVQFAKGEDLHDILDYWKGVSAQQKL; from the exons ATGCAGCGTTTTTCCACCGCCTCGGGTTTGGTTGTTATTCTCTCCTCCCTCCTAATTGCCACCCGCTTTCCcggcgtggtcaacggggactGCTGGCTCATTGAAGGGGACAAGGGTTATGTGTGGCTGGCTATCTGTAGTCAGAACCAGCCGCCGTATGAGACGATTCCGCAGCACATCAACAACACCGTTCATGACTTGAGACTCAATGAGAACAAGCTGAAAGCGGTGCACTTAAACTCCATGTACCGCTTTACCAACCTCACGGATCTGAACCTCACCAAGAATGAAATCAGCTACATCGAAGACGGGGCCTTTTCGGGACAGGCCAACCTACAG GTTCTTCAACTGGGCTACAACAAGCTGACCAACCTAACGGAGGGGATGATGAGGGGTCTCGGCCGCATGCAGTGTCTTTTCCTCCAGCACAACCTCATTGAGGTTATTGCCAGCAATGCATTCTGGGAGTGCCCTGGCCTTAGCAGCATAGATCTGTCATCCAACAAACTTGCCCGGATTGATCCGTCGACGTTCACCGTCCTCAATCGCCTCATGGTTTGTGAACTGGCCGCAAATCCATTCCATTGCGGCTGTGATCTTTACAGCTTCCTGACCTGGCTGGAATCCTTCAACAACGTAACGCACACCTACGATCGCCTCCAGTGTGAGACGCCGCGGGAGATGTTTGGCTTTCCCTTACTCAGCCCCATCGCTGCCGGTCACGCCGGTCGAAACGCCAAAAACATCTTGCACTCTCACTGCAGAGATGGAGTGATGATTCCCGGAATGACGTCCCTCCCGCCAGACCTGGACGGCCCGTCCGGAATCGGTCCGGAGATGTTTGGCGGCGCGGGACCTTACCATCAGCCCAACGCCTCTACCGCAGAGAACAGTTTCATTCCCAGCATCAAGCTCCATCAGGTGTCCTTGTCCTCGGCTTCTCTCCTCGTACAGATCCCGAGGCCCTTCAGCAAAATGTACATCCTGACGCAGTACAACCACACGTACGTGTCCGACGTTATGACTCTGAAGAACAAGAAGGAGATGATCACCCTCAACAAGCTGAAACCGCACACCAATTACACCTTCTGCGTGGCGTCCATCCGGAACTCCCAACGATATAACCACACGTGCCTCCAATTTGCCACGCGTTATCAAAACGCGAGCAACATCCTCCCCACGCCGTCAACCACCACGCATTACATCATGACCATCGTGGGTTGCCTATTTGGCATGCTCATCGTTTTGGGCTTCGTCTACTACTGTTTACGTAAGAAACGCGTGCGCGATGAGAAAAAGAAGTCGGTATGCGTGAAGAAAACCATACTGGAAATGCGTTACGGGCCCGAGGTGGCGGCGGCAGTCGCCAAAGATCCGGCGGCGGTGCACAAGCTTCAGGAGCACTCCAGGGAACACCACCAATATCACCACCACCACGGGGGCAAGCTTCCCATGTCCACATCCTCGAGTTCCGGAATGCTCCACTCGGCAAACGCCAGCTCCTCAAGACTTTCCTCGATTccccaagttgaaaaaatgtcCGCCGCCTTCTCAGAGGCCATGACGGGAAAAGGAAATTACATGGATATCAGAAGCGGAGGGGCGGGGATGGAGAGGCACGGGGCAGAGAGCGGGCACGGGGGCGTGAGGGGGGAGGATTTAAGGGACGATGACGGCACCGATGTCGGGGATGACTCCGATGACGACGGGCACGGCTCCGCGTCCGAGATCTCGACGATCGCCATGGAGGTGGACAAAGTCAACCAGATTATAAATAATTGCATCGACGCGCTGAAACTGGACGCGGCGGCCGTCGCGGCTTCCGGCTCCTCTTCCAATCCCGCGCCGTCCACCAAAccgacacccccgcccccaaacggCACCTCCGCTCTTACTCGTGGTTTGATCACACTTTCTCAAGGGATGCCCGAATCATGCCAAGGGAACAAAATACCACCTCCGCCCCCTCTGCCGCTCCCGGCGTTGAATACCCCGCTTTCCGAGCGCCCGGGGATCAGCGGCGGTGGATTCGTCATTTCCCCTCCCTACAGGCCGCCTCCGCCGGCCAATGCCGTGCGCCCCGTTCAGCGGCAAATGAGCGCAGATGCGGCCGTGGTGATCGTAAATTCTGTCAAGAAACAGAGCAGCACCGCCTCTTGTGGATCTGCCGGACGGGAAAGGGATCGCGGAGGGGCTCGCGTCTATAGCCTGGATGTTCCAGAACCCAGGAGTCCGGACGCCTGCAACCAACAACAGCAGTACCAAGATCGCGCCAGTCCTGTGGGCTGCGGGGAACCCCTGGAAAGACTGCCGTTGGTGGGGAGTATGAGCTGCGCGGGAGGGGGTGGCGGCGGTTGCGACGGTGGTGGTGTTGGTGCCCAGCATCAAGAAAACCAAAATCCACATCACTAccatcatcaacaacaacagcagcagcagcagcagttggAGGTGCAGCAAGACTACCACTGCTCAGAGCACCGCCACTCCGTCCCAGCTCTTTACTACGACGGCTCCCATCAGGGTTCCCCAGCCCAGAGGGTTTCCTTCCTGAAGCCACTGTCCCGCTCCCGCAAAGATGCGGCGTCCTACTCCCAGCTTTCGCCAGCTCGCCACCATTCCAGTTACTCTGGCTACTCCTCCAGTCCGGAGTACTCCTCAGAGAGCACGTTGAGGATCTGGGAGCGCTTTCGGCCCTACCGTAAAGGCCAGCGCGACGAGGCCTGTTACGTCACGGCCGGTAACGCCCTTCGAAAAAAGGTGCAGTTCGCCAAAGGCGAGGACCTCCACGACATCCTGGATTACTGGAAGGGCGTGTCGGCGCAGCAGAAGCTGTGA